The sequence GATTAAATGATGCATTCCTTGTCAAAAAAGAACCATTTTTCTTTTGAGTTTaatatttattgaaaaataattCTATAATACAAACACCTGACTTATACAAGGAATTAAGTACAGTTTCATAGACAGTTGAGTTAttgatttcaaataataaatccTTAAAAAAGGTTCCACTCAATTTTATAATCACCACTGCCGACCAGCCTCCTTTATCGAGTGACAGCTTTTTGGAAAATTTCCGTTAATTCATGAGCTTTTCAATATGTTCACAcaataatataagaaaatattagatttaaCTTTTGCGGCTAAGTTCAGATAATCGTTCGAGAGAACTGATCACACGCTAACATGTACTCACATCAGAAGAAATCAAACTTTACTCAACCCACTGCAGGCTACTgaacataatataatatataccacATTTAATCAACAACCAAATCAGTATATAACTACTGAAGATTACATATATGTAAATGCATATGTAGCCCTATCTAGTTTATTATATTAGGATTGGAAAAAAACGATcaaatcttatttaaaaaaatcactcactttcaaaaacaaaagcatGCATTTCGTAATAAACAACGCACTGATTCTGTTTTATTTCTTCTACATCTATCATACACAACACTAAGTAAACGACACAGAACTTAGacacatttatttaattattatcgtTATTGTATCCTTTCGACTGTTTTTTTTGGGGAGAAATTGTATCCTTTtgattgttataaaataacaaaacatatatacaaaaattcaaaaaagaacACCATCAAATCATGTCTATATATTCAAACCCTCATACATTCACATTTCTAAGTCCATCATAACACACCTAATCTCATATACAAAAACGTATTCAAACCAAACACTAATATTTGTATTGAAATAATGTCGTTGGAAGGATTCTCCACTAAAGCTAGAGGCTTAGGTAACAATAATAACATGGGAGGTGGAGGAACAGGGACTAAGTGTGGACGGTGGAATCCAACGGTGGAGCAAGTGAAACTTCTGACGGATCTGTTCAAGGCGGGGCTACGAACACCAAGCACCGATCAGATTCAAAAGATCTCTACAGAGCTGAGTGTCTACGGTAAGATCGAGAGCAAGAACGTGTTCTATTGGTTCCAAAACCATAAAGCTAGGGAAAGACAAAAGCGCCGTACAATCTCCACCGTCGATTACGATCATCGTCAAGACAcaaatctctctctttcttatcgACACAACCCATGTCATCACCAAACACCACCTAAAGGTTAATAAAGATCTATTTACCATTTTCCGACAACATGTTACATTGTATATATGCACATGTACTAAAATgtgttttttctctctctttagaTACTTTTGAAGGCCGTGAAGAAGAGGAGAATGTGATAGAGACATTGCAACTCTTCCCATTATCGAAGGTTGAAAGAGCTGATATTACTGCTGCCAGCTACGACGAATACATAAGAGAGCATGTCAATACGACGGTGTTTTCCACATACTCATCATGCGGAGCTGAGATGGAACATCCACCGTTGGATCTTCGACTAAGCTTTCTATGAATGTGTTTTCATTTAACGACTCTAAtgaaagccaaaaaaaaacacgAGACCCAAATTTGCGCGGAGTTATATGCGAAGAACTCGATCAGAAGATGATGTGCTGGAATTAACATTGGtgtcaaaactcaaaagaatattcatgaataaaattatcaaatattttcgGTTTAATGGATTAGCTAGGTTGGTGTAGCACTTTAGAAGTTGTAGTGACATCTAGCTATCATGCGACTGGGACGAGGAAACTCGtacttgtaagttgtaacaaCCGTATAATTATAATCGTATCTTGATCAGGCATTActattatgtgtttttttttggtaaaccaTTAATTAACCTTATTACACCATTTTTTTTGGGTCCGACTGGTGACTAttctgaaaacaaaaaaaacaaatagaaaaaaaacgtagaaaaataaaattgcaggaatgaaaaaaaaaatggttgttTCATGCCATATTTAACATGAAtaactttgttttttatttctctACATAAAAAAATGGTAGAGAATGCGTTATTTCTCGTCGTtccttggtcaccattcatagCCACATTTTATTCTGTGTACAATTTATCAAAAATTACAagagaatataataaaaaaaatagattacaaaaaaaacattgcaATGGGTTGAAACTACTCTAGTTAATTAAATCATTTGGCATATAAATATGAAGAATCTTTGTTGTCTCAATTAAGGGATTGGTCTTTAAACACAAGCACTGCTTCAGTTATTTCCATttggttcgttttttttttggattatatgAGGGTATTCTGGCTCTACATAAGTGGTCCAGACTAGTCACGTATTATCACGTGTCGGTCGGTTTTCTGACAATGCCGAAACGTTAATTCTCCTGTGACTGGGAGTCGAACCCTGGTGGTTTCATCGTATTGACCTTTTTTCTTCAAGTTAATCACCATCAGACCATAAGTCATGGttgatttggtttggttcggttatcTCTCATCCTTAATCAGTTAACCAGTTAGCAGCCTCTTCATATCGGGCTTAAGATCTAAGCCCATTATCATCTTACAAGCCCAATCCAGAACGGAGTAATAATAAAAAGAGTAGTGAATAGCTCAGGGGAGTTTTCCTGGAGAAGAAGCAAAAGCTTTGAAGCTCCGTCGCGAAAAACCACCAGATCGGAACTTCTCCACTGATCGGAATCACTAGTAGCAAAGCAAAGGCTGATTCTCCGAACATGGACGTGATAAAGACGCAGCAGATATCAGCAAGGACCATCGAGAAGGTCGTCGTTCACCCACTCGTCTTGCTCAGCATCGTCGACCACTACAACCGCGTCGCCAAAGACTCTCGCAAGCGCGTCGTCGGCGTTCTCCTCGGAAGCAGCTCCCGCGGCGTCGTCGACGTCACCAACAGCTACGCAGGTATCGCCTCTACCTTTCTCAGATCTCAGATTCTAGCGAGATGTGCgcaatttagggtttaggatttcgATTGAGCTCGGTTAGGAGTTGAATTGagtgaaaaaatataatctttggATGATTTTTAATCTCTGGACACGTCACCaggaacttttttttattaataatttggtGGATTTGATTTTGTAGTGCCGTTCGAGGAGGATGACAAGGATCCGAGTATATGGTTTCTTGATCATAACTATCATGAGTCCATGTTCCACATGTTTAAGAGAATTAATGGTACTTCTTCTCTGAAAGGCTAAAGCTTTAGACTGTATTTGAAGGTGTAGAAAGCATGTTTTTAACAAAAGCTATTTCCTTTTCAGCTAAGGAGCATGTTGTAGGTTGGTACAGCACAGGTCCTAAACTTCGGGAGAATGATTTGGACGTTCATGCTTTGTTCAGTGGGTTAGTTTCCACCTtaatctttttgatttattggATATATTCtaatgttttgttgaattgGGAGATTGATTGAGGATAGATGGATCGGTTTTAAGTTATGACTGAGCTTTTTCTTAGGACATCTTCTTGTAGCTTATTTTTAATGAAGAAGCTTTGGTTTGCTGTTGGTGCTGCAGTTATGTTCCAAATCCTGTGTTGGTTATAATTGATGTCCAGCCTAAAGAACTTGGGATCCCCACTAAAGCTTACTATGCAGTGGAGGAGGTCAAGGAGGTAACATACTCttcctaatcttttttttttcattttgtataGTTGTGTCCTTATATTTGAACCAGCTTGATTGAAATACGTCATTGTCTATTGACTCTGTTCAGAATGCGACTCAGAAAAGCCAGAAAGTCTTCGTTCATGTTTCTACAGAAATAGCCGCTCATGAAGTCGAGGAGATCGGTATGTATACAAGGTTAATATCGTCTTTTATTATTGGATTTGAGGAAAGTCTTCTGACACGTTCGTGGCTTATTCGTGTTCTCTAATAGGCGTGGAGCATTTGCTCAGAGATGTGAAAGACACGACGATCAGTACCCTTGCGACTGAGGTATTTCTCTTTACTATATTTGAACGTTTCATTATCACCCCTTCAGTACTGAATTCATGATGAGTGTCTTGGAGGATTCATATCATTGCGAAGTTTGTATATATGAACATAATAGTTACTGCATAAGGACTGAAATaaatttgtattgtattttgCACCAGGTCACTGCGAAACTTACTGCTTTGAAGGGGCTGGATGCACGTCTCCGGGAGATCCGGAGTTACCTTGACCTTGTAGTTGATGGGAAACTCCCTCTAAATCATGAGATTCTATACCATCTGCAGGTTAGAACTTGTTTAGTGTTCTTATTCTACAATTATGATTATAAACTTCTGATTTTATTTTAGCTATGTCTGCTACTGTAGATGTTAGCTAATGATGTATTCCTCTTAAAATCTTCAGGACGTTTTCAACTTGCTTCCGAATCTCAATGTGAACGAGTTGGTCAAGGCCTTCTCAGGTGAGTTTCTTCCGTCAGTATTATTATCGTTGTACTGCTTGGATGCATTAGTCTTACTGAGTTTATTATGTGCAGTGAAAACGAATGACATGATGCTCGTTATCTATCTATCGTCTCTCATCAGAAGTGTAATTGCGCTCCACAACTTGATCAACAACAAGGTTAGATCATAACTCTTTCACTCTCATGTTCCTAGCACTGCTGATTACTTTTTTTGTGAACTTATTCTTGGGATGCTATGTTTCAGTTGCTGAACAAGGAACATGAAAAGGCAGAGGACTCAAAGCCCGTGGCCATACCCGCCACAAGCTAAATTGTCCCTTGCGATGAAGGCGGCTGCTGTGTGTGTTGTCTCTCCCAATAGAACAAGTGGATGGTTCGAACGAGTTTAGTTTGGCATCAGGTTTCTTTCCGAGTGTTGACTTTCATCTGTTGTTCTGATTCTGAATGTGTCAAAGAggcttttttcatttttatctttCAAGTTGGTTAGGGCTTAGAGTCCTTTTTTGAGTGGGGTTCATGATGATACACAGTTTCACTATTAATGTGTCGAAA is a genomic window of Brassica napus cultivar Da-Ae chromosome A2, Da-Ae, whole genome shotgun sequence containing:
- the LOC106379247 gene encoding WUSCHEL-related homeobox 7, with amino-acid sequence MSLEGFSTKARGLGNNNNMGGGGTGTKCGRWNPTVEQVKLLTDLFKAGLRTPSTDQIQKISTELSVYGKIESKNVFYWFQNHKARERQKRRTISTVDYDHRQDTNLSLSYRHNPCHHQTPPKDTFEGREEEENVIETLQLFPLSKVERADITAASYDEYIREHVNTTVFSTYSSCGAEMEHPPLDLRLSFL
- the LOC106422797 gene encoding 26S proteasome non-ATPase regulatory subunit 7 homolog A, with amino-acid sequence MDVIKTQQISARTIEKVVVHPLVLLSIVDHYNRVAKDSRKRVVGVLLGSSSRGVVDVTNSYAVPFEEDDKDPSIWFLDHNYHESMFHMFKRINAKEHVVGWYSTGPKLRENDLDVHALFSGYVPNPVLVIIDVQPKELGIPTKAYYAVEEVKENATQKSQKVFVHVSTEIAAHEVEEIGVEHLLRDVKDTTISTLATEVTAKLTALKGLDARLREIRSYLDLVVDGKLPLNHEILYHLQDVFNLLPNLNVNELVKAFSVKTNDMMLVIYLSSLIRSVIALHNLINNKLLNKEHEKAEDSKPVAIPATS